AAAGAATTAAACTTATGATCACAAAAGATAACAGTAGCTATACATATAATTTATATGCTTCTGGACAAGCTGAGGACTTCCCTTTGCAACAAGGAAATGGGACTTATAAAGTTTCTGTTCTCGAGAACACAACGGGTAATAAATACAAAGCTCTCTATTCTGAAGTAGTAGATTTAACTATGAATGACTCGAATTCCGTATATTTGGGCTCCGTTCAGAATGTGAAATGGAGTTCTTCTGATAAAGCGATCGTTAAGGCTAAAGAGCTTACACAAGGCAAAACAACAGACGAAGAAAAAGTTAAGGCAATCTATAACTATGTAATTGCTAATGTACAGTACGATTATTCTCTTGCTAATAACGTAACGACTGATTACATTCCGAACATTAATAACACTTTGAATACTAAAAAAGGAATCTGCTATGATTATGCTTCTCTTTTTGCCGCAATGCTACGGAGTGTAGATGTTCCTGCTAAATTGGTGATGGGGAATACTAGCTACGTTACGCAATACCATGCATGGAATGAAGTATTGATGGATGGGAAATGGGTTACTATTGATACCACGGTAGATGCATCGGCAGCGAAGAGTAAAAAGAATTCGGATTTCATTAAGGCTTCAAGTAAATATACTGCAGCAAAATACTATTAATTTGCATTGCTAGAATCATAACTCTATTAAATAAACAACCAGCTTAATGATTAAGCTGGTTGTTTATTTTCTATTAGGGGTTGCTTTTCTATGAATAGATAGGTTATTATAGTTAAGCGTTGTTAGACAGCGTACAGGCAGTTTTGAGAGAGTTTGATAAACGGCTTTCGAAAAAAAGCTTGCATTACTGAGAGTAACGTGATATATTATAAGAGTTGCTGCTGAGACATTAAACGGCGTCAACGAGAACTTGATCTTTGAAAACTGAACAACGAGTGAGTAGGAAATCACGAAAGTGAAATCCGAATTAGAGAATTAATTTTCTCGTCAGATGTTTCAAAATGAGCATATCGCTCTTTTCAATACTAATTGGAGAGTTTGATCCTGGCTCAGGACGAACGCTGGCGGCGTGCCTAATACATGCAAGTCGAGCGGAGTTACTTTGAAAGCTTGCTTTCAAAATAACTTAGCGGCGGACGGGTGAGTAACACGTAGGCAACCTGCCCCTTAGACTGGGATAACTACCGGAAACGGTAGCTAATACCGGATAATTTCTTTTTTCTCCTGAAGAAAGAATGAAAGACGGAGCAATCTGTCACTGAGGGATGGGCCTGCGGCGCATTAGCTAGTTGGTGGGGTAACGGCCCACCAAGGCGACGATGCGTAGCCGACCTGAGAGGGTGAACGGCCACACTGGGACTGAGACACGGCCCAGACTCCTACGGGAGGCAGCAGTAGGGAATCTTCCGCAATGGGCGAAAGCCTGACGGAGCAACGCCGCGTGAGTGATGAAGGTTTTCGGATCGTAAAGCTCTGTTGCCAGGGAAGAACGTCCGGTAGAGTAACTGCTATCGGAGTGACGGTACCTGAGAAGAAAGCCCCGGCTAACTACGTGCCAGCAGCCGCGGTAATACGTAGGGGGCAAGCGTTGTCCGGAATTATTGGGCGTAAAGCGCGCGCAGGCGGCTATTTAAGTCTGGTGTTTAAACCTTGGGCTCAACCTAAGGTCGCACTGGAAACTGGGTGGCTTGAGTACAGAAGAGGAAAGTGGAATTCCACGTGTAGCGGTGAAATGCGTAGATATGTGGAGGAACACCAGTGGCGAAGGCGACTTTCTGGGCTGTAACTGACGCTGAGGCGCGAAAGCGTGGGGAGCAAACAGGATTAGATACCCTGGTAGTCCACGCCGTAAACGATGAGTGCTAGGTGTTAGGGGTTTCGATACCCTTGGTGCCGAAGTTAACACAGTAAGCACTCCGCCTGGGGAGTACGGTCGCAAGACTGAAACTCAAAGGAATTGACGGGGACCCGCACAAGCAGTGGAGTATGTGGTTTAATTCGAAGCAACGCGAAGAACCTTACCAGGTCTTGACATCCCTCTGAATCCACTAGAGATAGTGGCGGCCTTCGGGACAGAGGAGACAGGTGGTGCATGGTTGTCGTCAGCTCGTGTCGTGAGATGTTGGGTTAAGTCCCGCAACGAGCGCAACCCTTAACTTTAGTTGCCAGCAAGTAATGTTGGGCACTCTAGAGTGACTGCCGGTGACAAACCGGAGGAAGGTGGGGATGACGTCAAATCATCATGCCCCTTATGACCTGGGCTACACACGTACTACAATGGCCGGTACAACGGGAAGCGAAACCGCGAGGTGAAGCCAATCCCATCAAAGCCGGTCTCAGTTCGGATTGCAGGCTGCAACTCGCCTGCATGAAGTCGGAATTGCTAGTAATCGCGGATCAGCATGCCGCGGTGAATACGTTCCCGGGTCTTGTACACACCGCCCGTCACACCACGAGAGTTTACAACACCCGAAGTCGGTGGGGTAACCCGCAAGGGAGCCAGCCGCCGAAGGTGGGGTAGATGATTGGGGTGAAGTCGTAACAAGGTAGCCGTATCGGAAGGTGCGGCTGGATCACCTCCTTTCTATGGAGAATCGTTTCCTGCAATGGAAACATTCAAATCGGAAGTTAAACTTCCAAAATACTCACTCGTTGCTCAGTTTTGAGAGTTTAAGCTCTCATCTTTAAACTTGATCCTTGAAAACTGGATACCGAAACGAATTTGCGTTTTAGAACATCTTTTAGCAACTTGTGCAAACAAGTAAATGTTATTAGTGAATACAATGGAATCCGAAAGAAGTAAAGTGTGTTGAATTCATTCAATGTGCAATATTTCTCATACGGAGAAAATTGAGGTTAAGCTAATAAGAGCACACGGAGGATGCCTAGGCGCCAGGAGCCGACGAAGGACGTGGCGAACAACGAAACTGCCTCGGGGAGCTGTAAGCAAGCTTTGATCCGGGGGTGTCCGAATGGGGAAACCCAGCTGTGGTAATTCGCAGTTACTCATCTCTGAACACATAGGAGATGTAGAGGCAGACCAGGGGAACTGAAACATCTAAGTACCCTGAGGAAGAGAAAACAATAGTGATTCCGTCAGTAGCGGCGAGCGAACGCGGAACAGCCTAAACCTAAGAGCTTGCTCTTAGGGGTTGTGGGACGTCTCACATGGAGTTACAAAGGAATATGGTAGGCGAAGAGGTCTGGAAAGGCCCGCGATAGAGGTAAAAGCCCTGTAGCCTAAACTGTGTTCTCTCCGAGACGGATCCCGAGTAGTGCGGGGCACGTGAAACCCCGTATGAATCCAGCAGGACCATCTGCTAAGGCTAAATACTACCTGGCGACCGATAGTGAAACAGTACCGTGAGGGAAAGGTGAAAAGCACCCCGGAAGGGGAGTGAAATAGAACCTGAAACCGTGTGCTTACAAAAAGTCAGAGCCCTATCTATGGGTGATGGCGTGCCTTTTGTAGAATGAACCGGCGAGTTACGTTTAACATGCAAGGTTAAGTCGAGAAGACGGAGCCGCAGCGAAAGCGAGTCTGAATAGGGCGATTTAGTATGTGGACGTAGACCCGAAACCGTGTGATCTACCCCTGTCCAGGGTGAAGGTGCGGTAACACGCACTGGAGGCCCGAACCCACGCATGTTGAAAAATGCGGGGATGAGGTGGGGGTAGCGGAGAAATTCCAATCGAACTCGGAGATAGCTGGTTCTCCCCGAAATAGCTTTAGGGCTAGCCTCGGTATAAGAGTAGTGGAGGTAGAGCACTGATTGGTTGCGGGGCCCGCAAGGGTTACCAAGATCAGTCAAACTCCGAATGCCATATACTTATTGCCGGGAGTCAGACAGTGAGTGCTAAGATCCATTGTCAAAAGGGAAACAGCCCAGACCATCAGCTAAGGTCCCCAAGTGTGTGTTAAGTGGGAAAGGATGTGGAGTTGCACAGACAACCAGGATGTTGGCTTAGAAGCAGCCACCATTGAAAGAGTGCGTAATAGCTCACTGGTCGAGTGACTCTGCGCCGAAAATGTAACGGGGCTAAACACACCACCGAAGCTATGGCTAGATACGTATGTATCTGGGGTAGGGGAGCGTTGTATGTGGGTTGAAGGTGTACCGTAAGGAGCGCTGGACAGCATACAAGTGAGAATGCCGGTATGAGTAACGAAAAGATCAGTGAGAATCTGATCCGCCGAAAGCCCAAGGTTTCCTGAGGAAGGCTCGTCCGCTCAGGGTAAGTCGGGACCTAAGGCGAGGCCGAAAGGCGTAGTCGAAGGACAACAGTTTGAAATTACTGTACCACCGTAATCCGCTATGAGCGATGGGGTGACGCAGGAGGGTAGTGACGCGGACTGATGGATATGTCCGTCTAAGCAGTGAGGCTGATGTGTAGGCAAATCCGCACATCATTAAGGCTGGGCTGTGATGGGGAGCGAAAATTACAGTAGCGAAGGTCATGATCTCACACTGCCAAGAAAAGCCTCTAGCCAGGAGAAGGTGCCCGTACCGCAAACCGACACAGGTAGGCGAGAAGAGAATTCTAAGGCGCGCGGAAGAACTCTCGTTAAGGAACTCGGCAAAATGACCCCGTAACTTCGGGAGAAGGGGTGCCCCGGTAGTGTGAATAGCACGAGGGGGCCGCAGTGAAAAGGCCCAAGCGACTGTTTAGCAAAAACACAGGTCTGTGCGAAGCCGCAAGGCGAAGTATACGGGCTGACGCCTGCCCGGTGCTGGAAGGTTAAGGGGAGTGGTTAGGGGTAACCCGAAGCTATGAACCGAAGCCCCAGTAAACGGCGGCCGTAACTATAACGGTCCTAAGGTAGCGAAATTCCTTGTCAGGTAAATTCTGACCCGCACGAATGGCGTAACGACTTGGGCGCTGTCTCAACGAGAGATCCGGTGAAATTTTAATACCTGTGAAGATGCAGGTTACCCGCGACAAGACGGAAAGACCCCATGGAGCTTTACTGCAGCTTGATATTGAATTTGGGTACGATCTGTACAGGATAGGTGGGAGCCGTAGAAATCGGAGCGCAAGCTTCGGTGGAGGCGCCGTTGGGATACCACCCTGATCGTATCTAGGTTCTAACCTAGTACCCTAATCGGGTACGGGGACCGTGTCAGGCGGGCAGTTTGACTGGGGCGGTCGCCTCCTAAAGAGTAACGGAGGCGTTCCAAGGTTCCCTCAGAATGGTTGGAAATCATTCGAAGAGTGCAAAGGCATAAGGGAGCTTGACTGCGAGACCTACAAGTCGAGCAGGGACGAAAGTCGGACTTAGTGATCCGGTGGTACCGCATGGAAGGGCCATCGCTCAACGGATAAAAGCTACCCTGGGGATAACAGGCTTATCTCCCCCAAGAGTCCACATCGACGGGGAGGTTTGGCACCTCGATGTCGGCTCATCGCATCCTGGGGCTGAAGTAGGTCCCAAGGGTTGGGCTGTTCGCCCATTAAAGCGGTACGCGAGCTGGGTTCAGAACGTCGTGAGACAGTTCGGTCCCTATCTGTCGTGGGCGCAGGAAATTTGAGAGGAGCTGTCCTTAGTACGAGAGGACCGGGATGGACGTACCGCTGGTGCACCAGTTGTTTCGCCAGAAGCATGGCTGGGTAGCTACGTACGGACGGGATAAGCGCTGAAAGCATCTAAGCGTGAAGCCCCCCTCAAGATGAGATTTCCCAATTAGTAAGACCCCTTGAAGACGACGAGGTAGATAGGTTGGAGGTGGAAGTGCAGTAATGCATGGAGCTGACCAATACTAATCGGTCGAGGGCTTATCCTATACTTAAAACGCAAATTCGATTCGGATTCAGTTTTCAGGAATCAAGTTCTAACCCATATGGTCCTAGTGGCTGTATGATGATGAATTTGTTTTCAGCATTTGGCGATGCTGAGACCTGAATAATGCATTTGTACCGCAAATGCCCGTTTGGTGGCGATAGCGGAGGGGTTCCACGCGTACCCATCCCGAACACGACCGTTAAGCCCTCCAGCGCCGATGGTACTTGGACCGAAGGGTCCTGGGAGAGTAGGACGTTGCCAAGCACACGAAGCCATTGTTGATTTATCAACAATGGTTTTTTTGTTCCCTTTATCGTCTATTTCGAATAATGTGGATAAGTTTTGAGGAAATAATGGATTCATAAAAGTTACTAACATGTGGATGAAAGAATCGAATTTATTCAAAATTGAAAGTAGTCCCCAATTTATGTGGATAGAGTAGTGGTATATGTGGATACTTCAAGTGAATGCAAGGATATTTTGCATGGCAGGAGGATAAACAATGGAGAACAATACTAATCTTGTGTGGATAGAGCAATTTTCTGTTCATGCGAGTGACACAGATTATCGATCGAAAGGCAAGTTATCCTTTATTTTGGATATCATGCAGCGTGCAGCGGATTCCGCAGTGGGTAAGTTGGGGATAAGTATGGAAGAGATTTTGAATGCGGGAATGGGCTGGATGATGATTACGCTCGATCTTGAATTTAAGCGTATTCCTCGCCCAAATGATCAGCTTAGTGTTCGTACCTGGAGTAAAGGAACCAAAGGGGCGCTATGGCAACGCGATTATCGTATTTTTGATGGAGATGGTATTGAGATCGCTACAGCCCGCACGATTTGGGCATTAGTGGATATTGAGAAAAGGAAGATCCTTCGACCTAATGCGCTCCCTGTTGAGCTTAAGCACTATAGTGGTGATTCAGTAGGAGATTTTCCTAATAAAGTAGCAATTCCCTCTGATATAAAGTTGGAAGAAGTTTACAAATACTGTGTTAGATACAGTGGTCTCGACACTAACGGGCATTTGAATAATGCACGATATGGTGATTTGTGTAGTGATGCGCTTACTTTATCGGAATGGGATAGTGCTGAGCTCAAACGCTTCCAGATTACTTATTTAAACGAAGCAAAGTTCGGGGACGAACTATCTATTTTACGCACTTCTGTAACGGATGATGGAATATTTGTACGTGGGCAGAATAGTGATACTGTATTTTTTGAAGCATGTGTAGAGTTGAAGAACATTGATAAGTAAGCAATTTATATAAATGGAATATTATTATAGAAGCGATTACTCCAAACTTCAATCGGGCCAGTCGCTTTTTAACTTTTTGAATAATGATTTTGATCAATCTGTAAAAGGGTTGCTTGGAATGCCTGTAGTTAAACTCCCTGGTGGGGAAGAAGTGAGGTTTGGTTCTTCAAGAACAGGCGATATCTACGGGCAACCGAACACACTTTTATTAGAACTTAATGAGGTTCAAAACACCGAGTTATTTGGATTTGAGTTTGAGTTAA
The window above is part of the Paenibacillus sp. FSL K6-0276 genome. Proteins encoded here:
- a CDS encoding acyl-ACP thioesterase domain-containing protein, translating into MENNTNLVWIEQFSVHASDTDYRSKGKLSFILDIMQRAADSAVGKLGISMEEILNAGMGWMMITLDLEFKRIPRPNDQLSVRTWSKGTKGALWQRDYRIFDGDGIEIATARTIWALVDIEKRKILRPNALPVELKHYSGDSVGDFPNKVAIPSDIKLEEVYKYCVRYSGLDTNGHLNNARYGDLCSDALTLSEWDSAELKRFQITYLNEAKFGDELSILRTSVTDDGIFVRGQNSDTVFFEACVELKNIDK
- a CDS encoding transglutaminase-like domain-containing protein, producing MKKVYFMMVALFVLITSVPVSTAQAASVDSNWLNTSKLDQGVIGINYDIPKDKRIKLMITKDNSSYTYNLYASGQAEDFPLQQGNGTYKVSVLENTTGNKYKALYSEVVDLTMNDSNSVYLGSVQNVKWSSSDKAIVKAKELTQGKTTDEEKVKAIYNYVIANVQYDYSLANNVTTDYIPNINNTLNTKKGICYDYASLFAAMLRSVDVPAKLVMGNTSYVTQYHAWNEVLMDGKWVTIDTTVDASAAKSKKNSDFIKASSKYTAAKYY